One genomic window of Halictus rubicundus isolate RS-2024b chromosome 12, iyHalRubi1_principal, whole genome shotgun sequence includes the following:
- the Rnb gene encoding BTB/POZ domain-containing protein Rnb isoform X1, with product MSAVDEKKEQPILQELLKHVKTESKSGIYSCLVRLKNEPKCYKQFAKDGGLGILVNLLRCHNLKILNMTLSILANACLHSDAREKVRGSKIAVNVVSVIKYIKLESTLHCRACRLIGNLSECDWHAKSLCNAGAIQAIVDLLQLDTNMQTYLMSVRAIRNIWSIYEGSREEILETGIIRRITGLLIMAVEKLETSTRTASELIEICLKAMCAFLVGTLDLRVGEQIQGEKDLQGYRCIVRCCGMKNKMAIKCLYNLCQIAKCRPLLGNSGAIESLIILIRDRLELCEETLASLCLFCWEAVNRARVRMGSGLELMLSLLQNSQYEKYHPLLLHALAQFVYDDPSIEIMVKNGLLDVLITRLKKMVAEAVSNEQAKASKKRGNESPPNRQTEFKYNKTSLGRYSLDYYRDDWSPSSATSVSSSPPSTPPLPFYDSVENDENTEDNYSPVCSDTEFMDNEDGSLKINATRFSKISIKSFTFAFRSTVIDLSAEPQEEVESLKSCKSVTAEVEEPQNSEKGNKSSNCEYASVWTLVLLSRLSHSNDPIERLADSITIEPLSAYIRHAKHPKASRILTRIIRNRAYLMPLLKQGFVFEAQTLYGSEQYLRQLCALAETDGAIGELTSILLRGDETHKLVIAVSIPFLIKSRYILKSLLDNYGGMPLIFRVLSDRQHSLYENAIWSICRLADTLQIQPETIDKCQIADTASTDFPRVYDNHPKPATVTFELDDGTTVDACRHTLCQKSDAFSAMLEGNFSESGKKRVKLRNTSREGLNTLLLAANGATFENRTIESLLDAALLADKFLMNDVSDVLTESLISKLNYQNFSRAWNWAKNNACHELKSCCVKIFLTATMTNSERIQAFQDFSSSGSFREFLNEVRQIINSVLCQG from the exons ATGTCGGCTGTGGACGAGAAGAAAGAACAACCAATACTTCAGGAATTATTGAAACACGTAAAAACAGAATCCAAGAGTGGAATCTATTCGTGCCTGGTACGACTAAAAAACGAACCCAAGTGCTATAAGCAGTTTGCgaaagatggaggattgggtattTTAGTGAATTTACTCCGTTGTCATAATTTGAAGATATTAAACATGACTTTAAGCATTCTAGCGAACGCATGTTTGCATTCAGATGCAAGAGAGAAG gTCAGAGGTTCTAAAATAGCAGTTAATGTAGTCTCTGTAATCAAATATATAAAACTAGAAAGTACTTTACACTGCCGTGCGTGTAGATTAATTGGAAATTTGTCCGAGTGTGATTGGCATGCCAAGTCGCTGTGCAATGCTGGCGCGATTCAAGCTATAGTCGATCTTTTACAATTAGACACAAATATGCAAACTTATTTGATGAGCGTTAGAGCTATAAG AAACATTTGGAGTATATATGAAGGCAGCAGAGAAGAAATATTAGAAACTGGAATTATACGTAGAATTACGGGTTTATTAATAATGGCAGTGGAGAAATTGGAGACAAGCACGAGAACTGCTTCGGAACTgatagaaatttgtttaaaagcTATGTGTGCATTTTTAGTAGGTACCCTTGATCTTCGAGTCGGAGAACAAATTCAAGGAGAGAAAGATTTGCAAGGCTATAGATGCATTGTGCGATGTTGtggtatgaaaaataaaatggccATCAAGTGTTTGTACAACCTCTGCCAAATAGCAAAATGTCGTCCTCTTTTGGGAAATTCCGGTGCTATTGAAAGTCTCATCATTCTCATCAGAGATCGTTTGGAATTGTGCGAAGAAACCTTGGCCAGTTTATGCCTGTTCTGTTGGGAAGCTGTGAATCGTGCAAGAGTTAGAATGGGATCTGGTCTAGAATTAATGCTGTCTTTATTACAAAATTCTCAGTATGAAAAGTACCATCCTTTGTTACTGCACGCCTTGGCGCAATTTGTTTACGACGATCCAAGCATCGAGATAATGGTGAAGAATGGTTTGCTTGATGTTTTGATAACGAGATTGAAAAAAATGGTTGCCGAAGCTGTAAGTAACGAACAAGCTAAAGCTTCGAAAAAAAGGGGCAATGAATCACCACCCAACAGGCAAACAGAGTTCAAATATAACAAAACCAGTCTAGGCCG ATATAGTTTGGATTACTATCGCGACGACTGGAGTCCGAGTAGTGCGACCAGTGTGTCTTCTTCACCCCCTAGCACACCCCCATTACCATTTTACGATTCGGTAGAAAACGATGAAAATACAGAAGACAATTACAGTCCAGTTTGTAGTGATACAGAATTTATGGACAACGAAGATGGTTCGCTAAAAATCAATGCAACGCGTTTTTCTAAAATATCGATCAAATCCTTTACTTTTGCTTTTAGAAGCACAGTAATTGATCTTTCCGCAGAACCTCAAGAAGAAGTCGAATCGCTAAAAAGTTGTAAGTCGGTGACTGCAGAGGTAGAAGAACCTCAGAATTCGGAAAAAGGGAATAAATCGAGTAACTGTGAATACGCGAGCGTTTGGACCTTAGTTTTATTAAGTCGTTTGAGTCATTCGAACGATCCGATCGAACGACTGGCCGATTCGATCACCATCGAACCATTGTCGGCTTACATCAGGCATGCTAAACACCCAAAAGCGTCCAGGATTTTAACCCGGATTATAAG AAATAGAGCGTATTTGATGCCGCTGTTGAAGCAGGGATTTGTGTTCGAAGCTCAGACACTATACGGTTCGGAACAGTACTTAAGGCAGCTATGTGCTCTCGCGGAAACCGATGGAGCAATAGGTGAATTGACATCGATATTACTGCGCGGGGACGAAACTCACAAATTGGTGATTGCAGTCTCGATACCGTTTTTAATTAAATCACGTTACATTCTGAAGTCTCTACTGGATAATTACGGTGGCATGCCGCTAATATTCCGCGTGTTGTCCGACCGACAGCACAGTCTTTACGAGAATGCTATATGGTCGATTTGTCGATTGGCGGACACGCTGCAGATACAGCCGGAAACAATAGACAAGTGTCAAATAGCTGATACCGCATCGACCGATTTTCCACGGGTCTACGATAATCATCCGAAGCCGGCAACGGTCACATTCGAATTAGACGACGGTACGACCGTCGATGCCTGTAGACACACGCTGTGTCAGAAATCCGACGCTTTTTCTGCCATGCTCGAAGGAAACTTTTCGGAATCGGGCAAGAAACGTGTCAAGCTGCGAAACACGTCGAGGGAAGGTCTTAATACGTTACTGCTCGCCGCGAACGGCGCCACCTTTGAAAACAGAACCATCGAGTCTTTATTGGACGCTGCATTGTTGGCCGACAAGTTTCTGATGAACGACGTATCGGACGTTCTCACAGAAAGCTTGATCTCCAAGTTGAATTATCAGAATTTCAGCAGAGCCTGGAACTGGGCGAAAAATAACGCATGCCACGAATTGAAATCTTGCTGCGTCAAGATTTTTCTCACAGCCACGATGACCAACTCGGAAAGAATACAAGCGTTTCAGGACTTTTCTAGCAGCGGTAGCTTCCGCGAGTTCTTGAACGAAGTCAGGCAGATAATTAACAGCGTTCTGTGCCAAGGTTAA
- the Rnb gene encoding BTB/POZ domain-containing protein Rnb isoform X2, whose protein sequence is MSAVDEKKEQPILQELLKHVKTESKSGIYSCLVRLKNEPKCYKQFAKDGGLGILVNLLRCHNLKILNMTLSILANACLHSDAREKVRGSKIAVNVVSVIKYIKLESTLHCRACRLIGNLSECDWHAKSLCNAGAIQAIVDLLQLDTNMQTYLMSVRAIRNIWSIYEGSREEILETGIIRRITGLLIMAVEKLETSTRTASELIEICLKAMCAFLVGTLDLRVGEQIQGEKDLQGYRCIVRCCGMKNKMAIKCLYNLCQIAKCRPLLGNSGAIESLIILIRDRLELCEETLASLCLFCWEAVNRARVRMGSGLELMLSLLQNSQYEKYHPLLLHALAQFVYDDPSIEIMVKNGLLDVLITRLKKMVAEAVSNEQAKASKKRGNESPPNRQTEFKYNKTSLGRYSLDYYRDDWSPSSATSVSSSPPSTPPLPFYDSVENDENTEDNYSPVCSDTEFMDNEDEPQEEVESLKSCKSVTAEVEEPQNSEKGNKSSNCEYASVWTLVLLSRLSHSNDPIERLADSITIEPLSAYIRHAKHPKASRILTRIIRNRAYLMPLLKQGFVFEAQTLYGSEQYLRQLCALAETDGAIGELTSILLRGDETHKLVIAVSIPFLIKSRYILKSLLDNYGGMPLIFRVLSDRQHSLYENAIWSICRLADTLQIQPETIDKCQIADTASTDFPRVYDNHPKPATVTFELDDGTTVDACRHTLCQKSDAFSAMLEGNFSESGKKRVKLRNTSREGLNTLLLAANGATFENRTIESLLDAALLADKFLMNDVSDVLTESLISKLNYQNFSRAWNWAKNNACHELKSCCVKIFLTATMTNSERIQAFQDFSSSGSFREFLNEVRQIINSVLCQG, encoded by the exons ATGTCGGCTGTGGACGAGAAGAAAGAACAACCAATACTTCAGGAATTATTGAAACACGTAAAAACAGAATCCAAGAGTGGAATCTATTCGTGCCTGGTACGACTAAAAAACGAACCCAAGTGCTATAAGCAGTTTGCgaaagatggaggattgggtattTTAGTGAATTTACTCCGTTGTCATAATTTGAAGATATTAAACATGACTTTAAGCATTCTAGCGAACGCATGTTTGCATTCAGATGCAAGAGAGAAG gTCAGAGGTTCTAAAATAGCAGTTAATGTAGTCTCTGTAATCAAATATATAAAACTAGAAAGTACTTTACACTGCCGTGCGTGTAGATTAATTGGAAATTTGTCCGAGTGTGATTGGCATGCCAAGTCGCTGTGCAATGCTGGCGCGATTCAAGCTATAGTCGATCTTTTACAATTAGACACAAATATGCAAACTTATTTGATGAGCGTTAGAGCTATAAG AAACATTTGGAGTATATATGAAGGCAGCAGAGAAGAAATATTAGAAACTGGAATTATACGTAGAATTACGGGTTTATTAATAATGGCAGTGGAGAAATTGGAGACAAGCACGAGAACTGCTTCGGAACTgatagaaatttgtttaaaagcTATGTGTGCATTTTTAGTAGGTACCCTTGATCTTCGAGTCGGAGAACAAATTCAAGGAGAGAAAGATTTGCAAGGCTATAGATGCATTGTGCGATGTTGtggtatgaaaaataaaatggccATCAAGTGTTTGTACAACCTCTGCCAAATAGCAAAATGTCGTCCTCTTTTGGGAAATTCCGGTGCTATTGAAAGTCTCATCATTCTCATCAGAGATCGTTTGGAATTGTGCGAAGAAACCTTGGCCAGTTTATGCCTGTTCTGTTGGGAAGCTGTGAATCGTGCAAGAGTTAGAATGGGATCTGGTCTAGAATTAATGCTGTCTTTATTACAAAATTCTCAGTATGAAAAGTACCATCCTTTGTTACTGCACGCCTTGGCGCAATTTGTTTACGACGATCCAAGCATCGAGATAATGGTGAAGAATGGTTTGCTTGATGTTTTGATAACGAGATTGAAAAAAATGGTTGCCGAAGCTGTAAGTAACGAACAAGCTAAAGCTTCGAAAAAAAGGGGCAATGAATCACCACCCAACAGGCAAACAGAGTTCAAATATAACAAAACCAGTCTAGGCCG ATATAGTTTGGATTACTATCGCGACGACTGGAGTCCGAGTAGTGCGACCAGTGTGTCTTCTTCACCCCCTAGCACACCCCCATTACCATTTTACGATTCGGTAGAAAACGATGAAAATACAGAAGACAATTACAGTCCAGTTTGTAGTGATACAGAATTTATGGACAACGAAGATG AACCTCAAGAAGAAGTCGAATCGCTAAAAAGTTGTAAGTCGGTGACTGCAGAGGTAGAAGAACCTCAGAATTCGGAAAAAGGGAATAAATCGAGTAACTGTGAATACGCGAGCGTTTGGACCTTAGTTTTATTAAGTCGTTTGAGTCATTCGAACGATCCGATCGAACGACTGGCCGATTCGATCACCATCGAACCATTGTCGGCTTACATCAGGCATGCTAAACACCCAAAAGCGTCCAGGATTTTAACCCGGATTATAAG AAATAGAGCGTATTTGATGCCGCTGTTGAAGCAGGGATTTGTGTTCGAAGCTCAGACACTATACGGTTCGGAACAGTACTTAAGGCAGCTATGTGCTCTCGCGGAAACCGATGGAGCAATAGGTGAATTGACATCGATATTACTGCGCGGGGACGAAACTCACAAATTGGTGATTGCAGTCTCGATACCGTTTTTAATTAAATCACGTTACATTCTGAAGTCTCTACTGGATAATTACGGTGGCATGCCGCTAATATTCCGCGTGTTGTCCGACCGACAGCACAGTCTTTACGAGAATGCTATATGGTCGATTTGTCGATTGGCGGACACGCTGCAGATACAGCCGGAAACAATAGACAAGTGTCAAATAGCTGATACCGCATCGACCGATTTTCCACGGGTCTACGATAATCATCCGAAGCCGGCAACGGTCACATTCGAATTAGACGACGGTACGACCGTCGATGCCTGTAGACACACGCTGTGTCAGAAATCCGACGCTTTTTCTGCCATGCTCGAAGGAAACTTTTCGGAATCGGGCAAGAAACGTGTCAAGCTGCGAAACACGTCGAGGGAAGGTCTTAATACGTTACTGCTCGCCGCGAACGGCGCCACCTTTGAAAACAGAACCATCGAGTCTTTATTGGACGCTGCATTGTTGGCCGACAAGTTTCTGATGAACGACGTATCGGACGTTCTCACAGAAAGCTTGATCTCCAAGTTGAATTATCAGAATTTCAGCAGAGCCTGGAACTGGGCGAAAAATAACGCATGCCACGAATTGAAATCTTGCTGCGTCAAGATTTTTCTCACAGCCACGATGACCAACTCGGAAAGAATACAAGCGTTTCAGGACTTTTCTAGCAGCGGTAGCTTCCGCGAGTTCTTGAACGAAGTCAGGCAGATAATTAACAGCGTTCTGTGCCAAGGTTAA
- the Sad gene encoding cytochrome P450 family protein sad isoform X1: MNVTRKFLRVAKKINVEGITLSNYRVPGCSYSGATRIDDPSDTSKTADDVAGSKIEIVEKLRDRDGYYGSATTATVTGNGLEAPEPRGLPLFGTFFSFLLAGGAKRQHEYVDRRHKQLGPVYRERLGPITAVFVNSPEEFRRIFRIEGPAPKHFLPEAWTLYNDIRKCRRGLLFMDGEEWMHFRKILNKVMLVPDPTNLMASPCKEVAKELTRKWQEQVKTDAVIPELQVQLYQWSIEAMVATLMGTCWRNCKHELSRDFEKLARMLHKIFEYSAKLAIMPAKVAMNLRLPVWMKFVAAVDTTFETVRILVPRMIQLGGDGLLKKMLNEGIQEEDAICIVTDFILAAGDTTATTLQWSLLLMSHHPDRQEKLYEHLKKLPEQEVLRDVHLKGIIKETLRLYPTAPFISRYLPEDSLIGNYFVPKGELIVLSIYSSGRDGKNFSRPNEFLPERWIRTDKSTYRSLFNPHASLPFALGARSCIGRKLAEIQILYGLSELVKSFKIDCMNKDRVQMILHLISIPSVSIQLKLTRRE, encoded by the exons ATGAACGTTACACGAAAATTTCTTCGAGTCGCGAAAAAAATCAACGTCGAGGGTATTACCCTGTCGAACTATCGCGTACCGGGTTGCAGTTACTCAGGGGCGACGAGAATCGACGATCCCTCCGATACCTCGAAGACCGCCGATGACGTTGCGGGATCGAAGATCGAAATCGTCGAGAAATTGCGAGATCGAGATGGGTATTATGGTAGCGCGACCACGGCAACTGTGACCGGAAACGGTCTAGAAGCACCGGAACCGCGAGGTCTTCCACTGTTTGGAACGTTTTTCTCGTTTCTACTTGCCGGCGGCGCGAAAAGGCAGCATGAATACGTGGACAGAAGACACAAACAACTGGGTCCGGTTTACAGAGAACGTCTGGGGCCAATTACGGCAGTGTTTGTCAATTCCCCGGAAGAATTTCGCAGAATCTTCCGGATAGAAGGACCGGCTCCTAAACACTTCCTACCGGAAGCTTGGACGCTGTACAACGATATACGAAAATGTCGGCGCGGACTACTTTTCAT GGATGGAGAAGAATGGATGCATTTTcgtaaaatattgaataaagtaATGTTGGTGCCGGATCCAACGAACCTGATGGCCAGTCCTTGCAAAGAGGTAGCCAAAGAATTGACACGGAAATGGCAGGAACAGGTGAAGACCGATGCCGTGATACCGGAGTTACAGGTTCAACTTTATCAGTGGTCTATAGAGG CAATGGTGGCCACGTTGATGGGCACCTGTTGGCGCAATTGCAAACACGAGTTGTCTCGAGATTTCGAAAAATTGGCGAGAATGTTGCACAAAATATTCGAATACTCTGCTAAATTAGCGATAATGCCAGCCAAGGTAGCCATGAATTTACGACTTCCGGTTTGGATGAAGTTCGTTGCAGCCGTGGACACGACATTCGAAACCGTTCGAATTCTGGTACCGCGAATGATCCAATTAGGTGGCGACGGCTTGCTGAAGAAAATGCTGAACGAAGGGATTCAAGAAGAAGATGCAATTTGCATTGTCACCGATTTTATTTTAGCGGCTGGCGATACG ACGGCGACCACTTTGCAATGGAGTTTATTGCTAATGTCCCACCACCCCGACAGACAAGAAAAACTGTACgaacatttgaagaaacttcCGGAACAGGAAGTGCTACGAGACGTACACTTGAAAGGTATAATCAAAGAAACTCTTCGATTATATCCCACCGCGCCATTCATCTCGCGATATTTACCGGAAGACAGCCTGATTGGTAATTACTTTGTGCCAAAAGGG GAACTGATAGTGCTGTCGATCTATTCGAGTGGTCGTGACGGGAAAAATTTTTCACGACCGAACGAGTTCCTGCCGGAAAGATGGATCAGAACGGATAAAAGCACTTACCGCAGTTTGTTCAATCCACACGCGAGTTTGCCGTTCGCTTTGGGTGCGAGAAGCTGCATTGGCCGGAAACTGGCGGAAATACAAATACTCTATGGCTTGTCGGAG CTGGTGAAATCATTCAAGATAGATTGCATGAACAAGGATCGTGTGCAAATGATTTTGCACTTAATTTCCATCCCATCGGTTTCGATACAGTTAAAATTAACGCGAAGAGAATAA
- the Sad gene encoding cytochrome P450 family protein sad isoform X2, producing MNVTRKFLRVAKKINVEGITLSNYRVPGCSYSGATRIDDPSDTSKTADDVAGSKIEIVEKLRDRDGYYGSATTATVTGNGLEAPEPRGLPLFGTFFSFLLAGGAKRQHEYVDRRHKQLGPVYRERLGPITAVFVNSPEEFRRIFRIEGPAPKHFLPEAWTLYNDIRKCRRGLLFMDGEEWMHFRKILNKVMLVPDPTNLMASPCKEVAKELTRKWQEQVKTDAVIPELQVQLYQWSIEAMVATLMGTCWRNCKHELSRDFEKLARMLHKIFEYSAKLAIMPAKVAMNLRLPVWMKFVAAVDTTFETVRILVPRMIQLGGDGLLKKMLNEGIQEEDAICIVTDFILAAGDTTATTLQWSLLLMSHHPDRQEKLYEHLKKLPEQEVLRDVHLKGIIKETLRLYPTAPFISRYLPEDSLIGTDSAVDLFEWS from the exons ATGAACGTTACACGAAAATTTCTTCGAGTCGCGAAAAAAATCAACGTCGAGGGTATTACCCTGTCGAACTATCGCGTACCGGGTTGCAGTTACTCAGGGGCGACGAGAATCGACGATCCCTCCGATACCTCGAAGACCGCCGATGACGTTGCGGGATCGAAGATCGAAATCGTCGAGAAATTGCGAGATCGAGATGGGTATTATGGTAGCGCGACCACGGCAACTGTGACCGGAAACGGTCTAGAAGCACCGGAACCGCGAGGTCTTCCACTGTTTGGAACGTTTTTCTCGTTTCTACTTGCCGGCGGCGCGAAAAGGCAGCATGAATACGTGGACAGAAGACACAAACAACTGGGTCCGGTTTACAGAGAACGTCTGGGGCCAATTACGGCAGTGTTTGTCAATTCCCCGGAAGAATTTCGCAGAATCTTCCGGATAGAAGGACCGGCTCCTAAACACTTCCTACCGGAAGCTTGGACGCTGTACAACGATATACGAAAATGTCGGCGCGGACTACTTTTCAT GGATGGAGAAGAATGGATGCATTTTcgtaaaatattgaataaagtaATGTTGGTGCCGGATCCAACGAACCTGATGGCCAGTCCTTGCAAAGAGGTAGCCAAAGAATTGACACGGAAATGGCAGGAACAGGTGAAGACCGATGCCGTGATACCGGAGTTACAGGTTCAACTTTATCAGTGGTCTATAGAGG CAATGGTGGCCACGTTGATGGGCACCTGTTGGCGCAATTGCAAACACGAGTTGTCTCGAGATTTCGAAAAATTGGCGAGAATGTTGCACAAAATATTCGAATACTCTGCTAAATTAGCGATAATGCCAGCCAAGGTAGCCATGAATTTACGACTTCCGGTTTGGATGAAGTTCGTTGCAGCCGTGGACACGACATTCGAAACCGTTCGAATTCTGGTACCGCGAATGATCCAATTAGGTGGCGACGGCTTGCTGAAGAAAATGCTGAACGAAGGGATTCAAGAAGAAGATGCAATTTGCATTGTCACCGATTTTATTTTAGCGGCTGGCGATACG ACGGCGACCACTTTGCAATGGAGTTTATTGCTAATGTCCCACCACCCCGACAGACAAGAAAAACTGTACgaacatttgaagaaacttcCGGAACAGGAAGTGCTACGAGACGTACACTTGAAAGGTATAATCAAAGAAACTCTTCGATTATATCCCACCGCGCCATTCATCTCGCGATATTTACCGGAAGACAGCCTGATTG GAACTGATAGTGCTGTCGATCTATTCGAGTGGTCGTGA
- the LOC143359611 gene encoding transmembrane protein 120 homolog — protein MDTDVESCLKDWNDLAQDYKELEALNREYLAKLEEVSELQAKCLKGISHQRYRMGVISKSLKQLHASEACKIVDKDMTKRKLQLHEIEQTLPKPNGTYLQIILGSVNVSILNKSDKFKYKDEYEKFKLVLSVIGFVLSVINLVTNVRTLELSFMFLLVWYYCTLTIRESILKVNGSRIKGWWRFHHFLSTVVSGVLLVWPNTGPWYAFRQQFMWFNAYISFVQYLQFCYQRGVLYRLKALGERHNMDITIEGFHSWMWRGLSFLLPFLFIGYLFQLYNAYMLYTLTTHSEATWHVPVLSAMFLVLFLGNMITTIMVIPQKLRQRVKDHLPGVFASKVEKKRETDDEEDAKDKKFE, from the exons ATGGACACCGATGTTGAATCTTGTTTGAAAGATTGGAACGATCTAGCACAAGACTACAAGGAATTGGAA GCACTGAATAGAGAATACCTTGCAAAATTAGAAGAAGTAAGCGAACTCCAGGCAAAATGCTTAAAAGGCATTTCTCATCAGAGGTACAGGATGGGTGTAATATCGAAATCACTGAAACA ATTACATGCGAGCGAAGCATGCAAAATTGTAGACAAAGATATGACAAAGAGGAAGCTGCAGTTACATGAAATAGAACAGACCTTACCCAAACCAAACGGCACGTACCTTCAAATTATTTTAGGCAGCGTCAACGTTTCCATATTAAATAAAAGCGATAA ATTCAAGTACAAAGATGAATACGAAAAGTTTAAATTAGTCCTTTCTGTTATCGGTTTTGTTCTATCTGTGATAAATCTAGTAACTAATGTCAG AACCTTGGAACTTAGTTTTATGTTCCTTTTAGTCTGGTACTATTGTACGCTGACAATAAGGGAAAGTATATTGAAAGTAAATGGTTCGAGAATCAAAGGTTGGTGGAGATTTCATCATTTCCTGTCAACCGTAGTTTCCGGAGTTTTGCTAGTATGGCCCAACACTGGGCCGTGGTATGCATTTCGACAGCAGTTTATGTGGTTCAACGCATACATTA gTTTCGTGCAGTATTTGCAATTCTGTTATCAACGCGGTGTTTTATATCGCTTGAAAGCATTAGGCGAAAGACATAATATGGATATTACTATAGAAGGCTTTCATTCGTGGATGTGGCGAGGATTGTCTTTTCTATTACCATTCCTTTTTATCGGATACCTGTTCCAATTATACAACGCGTATATGCTGTATACGTTAACGACCCATTCGGAAGCTACGTGGCATGTACCAGTTCTCAGTGCCATGTTCTTGGTACTCTTCCTCGGTAATATGATAACAACCATCATGGTGATTCCTCAGAAGCTAAGACAACGCGTAAAAGATCATCTTCCCGGAGTGTTCGCATCCAAAgtcgagaaaaagagagagacggACGATGAGGAAGATGcgaaagataaaaaatttgaataa
- the Tspo gene encoding translocator protein: MPVKMSWPIVIGVLHPNIGGWAGAYFTRKSVKTWYETLNKPSWTPPNWMFAPVWTSLYCTMGYSSYLVWRDGGGFEKAALPLSIYGTNLLLNWAWTPIYFGLHNVQWALYEIVLLWGSTAAIGVSFYQVNKLAGCLIIPYFAWTSLATALNYVIYRDNKPKIEGVTDEKTK; the protein is encoded by the exons ATGCCTGTAAAAATGTCTTGGCCGATCGTGATAGGAGTTTTACATCCGAATATTGGAGGGTGGGCTGGTGCTTACTTTACTAGAAAAAGTGTAAAAACTTGGTACGAG ACTTTAAACAAACCATCTTGGACTCCACCAAACTGGATGTTTGCACCAGTATGGACATCTCTGTATTGCACAATGGGCTACTCTTCCTATTTAGTATGGAGGGACGGTGGTGGTTTTGAAAAAGCAGCCCTACCACTTTCTATTTATGGAACCAATTTGTTGCTAAACTGGGCTTGGACTCCAATATACTTTGGACTGCACAACGTGCAATGG GCCTTGTACGAGATTGTTCTATTATGGGGAAGCACCGCAGCCATAGGCGTCTCCTTCTACCAAGTGAATAAACTTGCCGGCTGTTTGATCATTCCTTATTTTGCTTGGACTTCTCTCGCTACGGCGTTGAACTATGTCATTTACAGAGATAACAAACCAAAAATAGAAGGTGTTACAgacgaaaaaacaaaataa